The DNA region CCTGTCTTGAGTCAGgggtattggtggtggtggtaattgGTGATACAAGTCTCAAAGTATAACTTTCAAAAAGTTAGAACTCATACAgatattcatttaatttattaatgAGGGAACTAGCAGGATTGTAGATTTGGTGCAAAGTAGGTTTAATTTGGTTCAAAGTagtttcaatccctaggttgagaagatctgctcgagtaggaaatggcaactcactccagtattcttgcctagaagattccatggacagaggagcctggcaggctacagtccagggggttgcaaagagtcagaaatgacagcataacacacacacacacacacacacacacacacaaaggtataTAGTCAGTGGAATAAAGAATCTTGGAATAAGACTGCAAAGTTAGATAGATATAAAACTAATGTCCTATAGAGCAATAAAACCATAAGCTTGAAGGTTATCTTTTCTTCAGAGAATCAGTTTATATAGAACAGATACATGAAATGTACCAAGTGCCAAGTTAACATTTTATCTATGTAGTCTGCATCCTAATTAGTAGTAAAAAGTGACCCAAACAAGGGTACATTCTACCAGAGCAGTGGGTTCTCAAACTGGTAAGAGTTTTAATCCCCAGGGAACATTACGCAACCTTTGGAGACAGTTTAGGGGGAGGCGTGGATGCCATGGATGCTTTCAACCATACAGAGAACAACCTGGTACAAACAGAGTTATTTGGCCCCAAATGCAAACAGTGCTGGGTTTAGGAAAACTTTCTCAAGAATGATTTGTTAGACTTTGGGTGGGTTTGTTAGACTATGCTCTAGTATGACTTTGAAAAGGCACACAGGATGACACAGTATAGTTTTCTTATTTCCGggtttttgatcatttttcttaACACAAAGTTGGGAAAGTGTTGATAATCGTTGGATCTGGGTAATGAATACTTGGTGattaatcttttctattttttgtatgtttgcacagcatcttagttctctgaccagggactgggaattgaacctgggaccatggcagtgaaagtactgagtcttaaccactgaaccgccagggaatgCCCTAGAATGGACTTAATGAAAAATAGTAGAAGCCATGAGATTAAGTGCTAATAAGAAAAAGCGAAGAGTTAAAATTGGACATATttaagaatgaaacaaaaatggtCATATTGCAGATGATGTCACTGGACAACAGGAATAAAAAGACCAAGAAGATCCAAGAATGAATTCATCCCACTCTATGTGAGGCATCCTGAAAGAGGATTTTGCATTGAAACAGAAAGTAATTCTGGGACTTGcctagtggcacagtggataaaaatccatttgccaatgcagaggTCACAGGTTTGACCCAACCCGCCTTCctagcctttccttcctccccacaaaTTTAGTTCACTCTGTGTGGAGGACTTGGTCAACCTCAGTGCTATTGCtattattcatccatccatttaacAAACTTGTACTGAGTCTCTACTTTGTGCTGGTGCCATGCTGTGTACCTTGGACACAGCAGGAGGAGGACAAAATCCTGACATCATGAGGGTTATGGTCCAGTGGGGAGGGAAGAATgataaaccaaaaaaagaaacacttaatATTAGGTCAGAGGGTGGTACTTGCAGCACAAATATAGTACAAAATAGAGAGTGGCCCCAAGAAGTGTGTTACTTCATACACAGTGGTGTGTGTGTAAACTCTCCAAACAAGGAGATGACAGCAAGCTTCATGGAGACTGGGGAAGCAGAGTCTCAGAGAACACAGCCAGGCAAAGGCCCAAAGAGAAACAAGCTTCCGTGATGTTAAGAGCAGCCAGAATGGGCATGTTGACAGATAATAACAATGGTGACCAGCTACAATTTCAGGGTTTTCCAACCCCATGCCCCCTTTTATTATAGTTATAACTTGACACTATAAACATTAAATGTAAACttgtaaaaatacaaataaccaaAATTCTATGTGAAAGACtgatatgcaaaatagaaaaacttaCATATTctaatatataatcatatagtacatattatatatcatataaaataaaattttaattgtaataGAAATATACAATAGATATTGCAgtgtattatattatatacaacGTTATAGTATATTATATGCAATATAAAATTATAACTGATGTAcaaatgtaattatatatatttatcatctaatttctaataaataatcttttatcAAACATAATTTATCATACAGTAAAACATAATGCttctgagattcattcatgttggagcttgtgtcttttttttttttttttttttggagcttgTGTCTTAACTcagctttttatggctgagtagtattccactgtatagatGTACTATACTGTATTTAGTTATTcacccattgatggacatttaggttgtttccagtcttTTGGTGATTATGAATGCAGTTCCTATGGACATTCAAGTACATACAtaatttctcatttctctatGGTAAAAACCTagatgtgggattgctgggtcataggataAGTATATAGTTACCTGTATAAGAACTTGTGAAACTTTTGTCCATAGTGGATATACTACTCTGTATCATTCCTACAGCAATACATGAAAGTGTCTATTGCTCTACATTCTTGCCAACTTTTGGTACTATGTTATTTATTCACTGCCATTCTAATAAGCACGTAATGGTATGTcattatggtttttatttgcattttcctgatgactaataATGTCCAGTGTCATTTCATCATCATACTTTCATTTGTATCTCATACAACCATATGGATGAACCCCAGATACATTAAATAAAAGAAGTCAAACTCAAAAGGAGATACATACTTACATATTTATATggatacacacacattcataacatgtgaaaaaggcaaaactatagaaacAGGATCGAGGGGCTGGGAGTAGATAGATTGATCAAAAAGGGATAGGACCTttctaccatgtgtaaaatagctagtgggaacctgctgtattgcacagggagttcagcctggtgctctgtgatgatctagaggggtgagatgaggTGATGAgagggaggggctatatgtatacataacaGCTGATTaggttgttgtacagcagaaactaacacaacattgtaaagcaattatactccacttaaaaaaagaacatttaagaaagaaatactcataattttttaaagggataGGGAGGAATTTAGGGTAGTGAAGAAACAGTATTCTTGATTGTAGTGTTGACTCCTTGATTGTATgctgcatttgtcaaaactctcagAACTGTACACTTTTAAGGATGACTATTACTGTGTGTAAATGATACCTCAGTAaatctaactttaaaaaatacctcAGTACTataacattgggcttccctagtagctcagctggtaaagaatccacctgcattgtaggagactccagttcgattcctgggccgggaaaatcctctggagaagggataggctctctctagtattcttgggcttccctggtggctcagacagtaaagaatctgcctgcaaaaaaaaaaaaaaaagaatctgcctgcaatgtgggagacctgggttcaatccctgggttaggaagatcccctggaggagggcatggcaacccagtccagtattcttgcctagagaatccccatggacagaggagcctgctgggttatagtccatggggtcacaaagagccagacaggactgagcaactaagcacagcacagcagaacTATGATACTGTGTTACagtaaatataaaagagaaataattgaaagtaatttataaaataacataCATTTCCCTCTGTGAGGTTTGGGTACAACCATTCAGAGGTTGGTCTTGTGTCCATTTATAACTGGTAATATTATTAACAACAGGGACACTCTCATTGGTCTCCACTAGCTCTGCTCCCCTCATGTGAACCATATTTGTGGACTAAGAAGGGGATAATGGCAAGATCTCCAGACACTCTCCTGAGGAGTTAGCAAACACTGTCCCCAGTTGGGGGATAATGCTGGGTCACAAAACATTTAGTGAGGCCCCAGAAGCAATACTGGATGCAGTAAAAGGGGGTAGTGGGTCACTGGATATTGTTCTAAGATAGTGGGTTCAGTTACTGTGAAGCAGTGAGATAAAGAAGATCTAATGATGGATTAGACATCATCATTAAGGTAATGGGATATGACACTAATCACTGCCCAATTTGATTATTGGAGATTATATGAGAATCCTTAGTCCTGCTCCTCAACCAGGTTCTGTCCCCATTCTCAGTCCCCATGCTGCTATTCACAAAGGTGAGAACAATTCTGTACCAGTTATTGCCCACTCTCAGTGTTGTCAATGGACTGACCTGGAGGAACCATTCTGCTGGTTCCAGTTTGGCCACCCAACTGCTGATCATTCAATCAGATCCTCTACATGCATTTGTGAGGCCACTGCTGCCCCAGTCTTAGGCTGCCCACCTGACTTCCAAGGAAAGGCAACCCCTCTCTGCTTTTGGTCTCTCCATATTAGCACCTTTGGGCAGACCTCTCAGGGCATGATAAGCAGGTCTGTACATCAGCTTATGAGGTAGGCAAGGCCCTGTCACATTGCAACTGGGGTAGGGCAGGGTTGTGAAATGCTTGGACAGAATGAGCATGCTCTTTTGTGATCACTTTGGAGCTGACTGAGGTATTTTGGAATCACTGAAGGGAATCTTGAAACATCAAGTATCTATGTGGGACTGATTTCCTGTGCCTCAGTTCTCTTTTGCTTATATGGGTTGGCATCAGACCAAAAGATTTACAATGATGTGACAACTTTTGGGACAGgaaggaaggactgaggttgaaaaAACCTGCTGTGTATTAGGTTAAGTTGGTTCTCCCTATCAGAGCATCTTATGCTGCAATATAGAAAgcaccgggcttcccaggtggctcagtggtaaagaatctgcctgctaatgcaggagacacaggagatgggagttcgatctctgggttgggaagataccctggagaaggaaatggcaaccccttccagaattcttgctggaaaaaagtctcatggacagaggaacctggtgggctacagtccatggggtcacaaagacttggacatgactgagtgactgagcacagcacacacatagaAAGCATCAAAGGGAAATCGTGAGGAGAGCAGGGTCAACACTCCATAATGTGCATTCATGGAAGGACTGCTGTATGTTAGGCATGGGTCTAAGTTCACTATGGTgagcaaaatgggaaaaaaacattCTAGAATGGGAACTATAGACAAACAAGGGAAAAATACAGGGTACTGTGGAGTGTTATGTGTTATGGAGTGTTATGTGTTATGTTAAGTGTTATGGAGAATgataaaggaggaagaggaaagggatgGAATTTTGTCAGAcaggcagggaagggaagggaaggcctCTGCAAAGAGATGCTGCTGGACGAAAGACATGAAGGAGTAAAGCACACAGATATAATGAGGAACTGTGCTCTTTGAAGAGGGCACTgtaaatgcaaaggccctgaggcaggacctAATTTGATGTGTTTGAGGGACATGGGGGAAAAGGTCCTTGTGGAGTGTATGGAATGAAGATGGatagaaagaagacagtgaaggtaACGTTGAGGTTTGTTTTTATGAGTTAGTGGTTCATTATTGTCATTATAAAGGGCAAGTCATTAAGGAAGGCAAATGAGCTGGAAGAACTGTGACAGCAAACGGGAGactgaggtgaagagctgactgagaTGACCTGAGCATtcttatgtcagaagctttcctgAAGGTAATGGGAATTCACAGGACATTATGCTGCAGGGTAATTAAGGGTCAGTAAGTCTGGGAGATAAGGGTAGTCACCAGACACGGTGTTTAGCATGAATGGGCAGTCATAATGCAGTTACAGCAGTCAGAAGACAATGTGCTGTATGGGAGTTGAAGACATCTACTGATAGCTAACGAGGGGTGCTAGAGGATAACAGGGCAGTCAActgtatacaaaaataatttttcattgtgGCAAGCCTTTCTTGATAAAAATATGCAATAGGGAATTGGATAGACAAGACCATGTTAGATTCAGCAGAAGAATGTCACCCAAAATTGTTAGACAGTGTGTTCTGCAACAAACacctcacagaactcagggcttattattatcatatatattatgTTGTTCTACCATTCAACTTACTGGCATGTTACCTATTCCACAGTAAACAGGGTTATCATTAACATGACTTCACATAATGTTTTCAGTGCAGAATTTGGTAACAGTGTTCCATTACAGTTTTCATGAGAAAAATTCTACTGATGTACCAAGTTGACAAAGTTCCTTCTCAGTATAAATGCCTCAGGGTTTACTGAGGCTGGTGACAATGTGGAAAGGGGCCCTCTCTTTCAGGGCCCTTTCAGAAGTCCTCTTCTGTATACAAATATGTGACATTCTGATGGAGCATATCTACTTaagaaaatatgcatattttctgCTGCACAAATTCCATAATATAAAATCAGATCTGATCTCACTGAGGTTTCTCTCAGCCTGTTTATCTCAAGTGTGAATACTCTGATGCACATTGAGCACTGATTTCTGAACGAAGCCTTTCCCACAGACGACACACTTATAGGGTTTATCTCCAGTGTGTGTTGTCTGGTGTTTATTCAAATTTGACCTGTCAGTGAAGGCCTTTCCACACTCTGTGCACACATAAGGCTTCTCTCCTGTATGAATTCGCTGATGCACTTGGAGCTGTGATTTCTTAGTAAATGATTTACCACAATCACCacattcataaggtttctctccagtatgaatccTATGGTGTATAATCAGTTCTGACTTTTGTCTGAAGGTCTTTCCACATTCAGAACAAATgtagggcttctctccagtatgagttTTCTGGTGTTTACTGAGATTTGACCTGCCactaaaggctttcccacatacAGCACACACATATGGTTTTTCTCCTGTGTGAATTGGTTGATGCACCAGGAGCTGAGATTTGGAGGTGAAGGATTTCCCACAATCACTGCATTCATaaggtttctccccagtatgaattctctgatgagtAATAAAGTTTGACTTCCGGATGAAAGCTCTCCCACACTCAGTACACACGtagggtttctctcctgtatgaattTTCTGATGCACAATGAGTATTGACTTCTggttgaaggctttcccacattcatgGCATTCATACTGcctctctccagtgtgaattttcTGGTGTATATTGAGGTGTGATTTCTGGGTGAAGGCTTTTCCACATGTACTGCATTCATaaggtttctccccagtatgaattctctgatgtgtAATCAAGTCTGATCTTTGAGTGAAGGCCTTGCCACATTTAGGACATATATAGGATTTCTCTCCCGTATGAGTTTTCTGATGCGTAATGAGATTTGATCTGTTAGTGAATGCTTTCCCACATTTAGTGCATAtatagggtttctctcctgtgtgaattCGTTTATGCACGTGGAGTTGTGACTTGGAAGTAAAGGATTTCCCACAGTGAccacatttataaggtttctctcctgtatgaattATTTGATGTGCTATCAAGTGTGCCTTCTGGATGAAGGCTAGACCACATTTCATGcatatatatgatttttctcctgtatgaattctctgatgcacTGTGAGTGCAGACTTCTGAGTGAAGGCTTTTCCACAATCACTACATTCATAAggtttttctccagtgtgaattctctgatgtatAATCAACTCTGACCTGTAGGTAAACGCCTTACCACATTCAGTACATATGGAAGATTTCTCTCTAATTTGAACCTTCTTATGTGTATTGAGGTTGGAATTACTGTTGAAAACCTTTCCATATTCGCTGCACATAGACAGTTTCATTCTTGTGTGAGTTCGTTGATGTACCTGCAGCTGTGACTTGGAAATGAAGGACTTCCCACAGTTACTGCATTtatatggtttttctccagtgtgaattcttcGGTGTGCAATCAAGTGGGTCTTCTGGATGAAAGCCTGTCCACATTCAATACATATATAGGATCTCTCACCTGTATGAATTTTCTGATGCATCTTGAGTGTGGACTTCTGTATGAATGCTTTCCCACAGTCACTGCACTCATGGTgtctctctccagtatgaattttctgatgtATACTAAGATCTGAGTTATAAGAGAAgcctttcccacattcactgcattcatagagtttttctccagtatgaattctctgatgccTGAAAAGAGAAGATACTTGGaaaaaggctttcccacattcactgcacttaTAGGGCTTCTCTCGAGTATGAGTTCTCTGATGAGTGATCAATTCTGGCTTCTGTACAAAAGCCTTCCCACAGTCAATACATACATAGAGTTTTTCTCCTgtatgaactttcagatgtacctTGAGTTGTGACTTCTGAGTGAAGGCATTTCCAAATTCAGGACATTCATAAGATTTCATCAcagtatgaattttctgatgtTGAGAGGGTGGTTGTTTATAGCTGAGAATTTTTCCACATTGATTATGGTCCTGTAATTTCTCTCCTCTTGGAGTATACTCTTGTTTAGTATAGGAGGAAATTTTACTATATTCAGTAATCTTACTAATGTTCTTTGATCCACTGTTTCTATTATGATTGCATAAATCTAAATTATAGCTTAAAGCACTTCCAAATAAGTCACATTGATGATGAGGTCTCTTTGGGGAAGGAATGTTTTGGCTCacatgaattatttttcttatgcCCTTATATGCATAATCCCTCTGTATAGTCAATACTTTCTTGATGAAAATCACATTTCTTAAAGATCTGTTTTCTCTCTGATGATAGCTCTCAATCTGGTCACCAATCTGCCACAATTCTTCTAGAATAAAATACAACAACACGTCATTTGTAGCATCACCTTCCCTCTCAACATAGAAAATTTTTGAGGTTTGAAACCCAAAGTCTCCTTCTCAAAGGAGAATGATTTTAGCTCAAAGAAGGGCTAGCAAAGGCAAGATGAGAGGCTCATATGGTTCATCCAAGTTGAACACAATGAAAAGAATGATGAAGGTGAATCAATGACTTAGTAGACTTGGTGACAGGGGTGATAGGAAACACTGTGGGATAGAATTCAGTTtatttagagaacaaactttaTGAACTCAATTCACTATGTGCAGAAGTGAAAAAAGGGCAAAGAACAAGATATACAGCAcaataacatttatataaattgATAATACATACCCCAAgtcattttaaactttaaaagatgATGTATGAACTGAAAAATATCTTTCTATCATATGAAACAACTGCTTGTGATGGGAAGTGAGATGAGTAtgggggaaagaagaaaaaaaggaataaatagaaaaaaaaattatagagaaTCCTTAACTCATACTGATGATGATACTGCATCCTAAATGAAGACATGATCAAACTCAAACCTCATCTTGTGAAGTACAGAAATAAAGCAATTTCAAAAATCAGTCAGCCAGGCAGAGAGTCCCCAGTCAGTATGACGTCTGAAGTAATTTTGGAAGGAAAAGTCAGAAAGATACTCCTAACAGTTAAGTGACAGTGAGCCCTAAGTAATCAGTTAGATGAAAGGCACAGGGAATGGGAAAGTGAGAAATCTTAAGTCAGTGTCTATGGAGAAAACGAAGAGAGCATGACTGGAGATAAAGTTTAGAACCATCTCACAATAAGAAATGTGagaggcactccagtattcttgcctggaaaaatccatggacagaggagtctggcaggctgaagtccatgggattacatgactgagcatgtgtgcacaagggtggagggagatgtgttggtagcaataaactggtagaactgaaaaaaaaaaaaaaaagaaatgagagaggaCTAGCAGGAGTGGGAGTGTGTGACACATAGCAAGCTTTAAAGAAAGCAAATCCACAAACAGCTGAATACATAAAGAGTGAATCTCAGACAAtgggaaagcagaaagaaaagagagagaaagcataaccaagaaaaaaagaaaatatttattgaggcaGATTGGCATGTGATCCAGAGGCCAAAAAGCCAAGGAAGAAGATAGTTAGAATTGACAAAGGCATTTATGTAGAAGGCATTTAGTTATTTGAGAGGCCAATGTCAAGGGctctcaagaaataaaaaaaaaagaaaaaaccagaaCCTTCCAGAAGAGTCATACTAACAGCAATTCAAAGATGCCAGCCTTTCTCAAGATGGCTGAGATTTACTCCCCTGTGTCCCATCAGTCTGGGTCACTCTCACTCACCTGGACAGCTCTGATATGGGCCCTCACTTTGCAGTGCCCATGGCTCCTTTCCTTGTTCCAACATGAAAACCTCAGTTTCAGGAACTTGATATCCTGTTCATGAGAAATGATAAAAAGTCTTGCTTGCTTGTGCctgtgctcaggcatgtctgaccctttgtgacctcatggactgtagcccaccagactcctctgtccatgggattctccaggcaataatactagagtgagttgccattcccttctccaggggatcttcccaacccagggatcaaaccggggtctcctgattgcaggcagattctttaccgtctaagccaccagtgaagcccaccaTAAAGTATACACAAATCTattctaaaaagttaaaatttatcaaaatttatgCACACAAAAACTCATAACTGTACATGGCACCATTTGCAGTCCAGAGAAATGCAGACAAATGTAAAGATGCAACAGTAAATTATAATTGCATAAACTGTAGTACATACTGTACTGCTGTAATAATTTTGTAGCTACCTCCTATTGCTATTTCAGTAAGTTTAAGTGCTGTGAATATCCACTTAAAATACCCTAATCATCACTTCATGAGCAATCCCTCTCTCCAGTAAATTGCACATAGCACTAAAAAGTAATCTTCCTGGGTTGTCACGTACTTTTTCATGTTCACTCAATACCATAAACCTTGAATATCATGGAACCCATACTAAGTGTTATTATAAGAAAAAGTTGAATTGCTTGATTAAGGTCCAGCTAATtgtgtttcagtccatggggtcacaaagagttggacacaactgagcaactaaactgaactgaattgtgtttCTGCGCCCAATCAATAAAGTCTTGTTGTTCAATGAGGCTTTGTTTTTCAGGAAACTAACCATGTATCTCTGAGAACAAAGTACAGTTAATCCTTGAACAACAGAgctttgaactgcatgggtccactcaCATggattttattgaaaatattttccaagctAAAGCTGTGGTTGCCAGCCATTTCAAGATAAACAAACTCAGTATAAAGACCattctaaaaagagaaaaagaaattcataaagCGTTGCTGTAGCTAACCCAGAAGATACAAAAACCTTGCactttttaagaaatacttttttaTCTTACATTAAAAGTggagttttgggcttccctgcatAGGGAagtggctcaagggtaaagaatttgccagccagtgcaagagacacaggttcaattactgatcctggaagatcccacatgctgtggagcaaatgAATCTGTGTGCCACaaaaactattgagcctgtgctccaaagcctgggagccacaactactgaacccatgtgctgcaactattgatgccctctgcaacaagagaagccatcaaaaTGAGAAGTctg from Cervus elaphus chromosome 4, mCerEla1.1, whole genome shotgun sequence includes:
- the LOC122686898 gene encoding zinc finger protein 585A-like isoform X2; amino-acid sequence: MLEQGKEPWALQSEGPYQSCPEELWQIGDQIESYHQRENRSLRNVIFIKKVLTIQRDYAYKGIRKIIHVSQNIPSPKRPHHQCDLFGSALSYNLDLCNHNRNSGSKNISKITEYSKISSYTKQEYTPRGEKLQDHNQCGKILSYKQPPSQHQKIHTVMKSYECPEFGNAFTQKSQLKVHLKVHTGEKLYVCIDCGKAFVQKPELITHQRTHTREKPYKCSECGKAFFQVSSLFRHQRIHTGEKLYECSECGKGFSYNSDLSIHQKIHTGERHHECSDCGKAFIQKSTLKMHQKIHTGERSYICIECGQAFIQKTHLIAHRRIHTGEKPYKCSNCGKSFISKSQLQVHQRTHTRMKLSMCSEYGKVFNSNSNLNTHKKVQIREKSSICTECGKAFTYRSELIIHQRIHTGEKPYECSDCGKAFTQKSALTVHQRIHTGEKSYICMKCGLAFIQKAHLIAHQIIHTGEKPYKCGHCGKSFTSKSQLHVHKRIHTGEKPYICTKCGKAFTNRSNLITHQKTHTGEKSYICPKCGKAFTQRSDLITHQRIHTGEKPYECSTCGKAFTQKSHLNIHQKIHTGERQYECHECGKAFNQKSILIVHQKIHTGEKPYVCTECGRAFIRKSNFITHQRIHTGEKPYECSDCGKSFTSKSQLLVHQPIHTGEKPYVCAVCGKAFSGRSNLSKHQKTHTGEKPYICSECGKTFRQKSELIIHHRIHTGEKPYECGDCGKSFTKKSQLQVHQRIHTGEKPYVCTECGKAFTDRSNLNKHQTTHTGDKPYKCVVCGKGFVQKSVLNVHQSIHT
- the LOC122686898 gene encoding zinc finger protein 585A-like isoform X1 encodes the protein MTMPANRTSPQKSLGLAPEECGSSCEGSVSFSDVAVDFSREEWQQLDLDQKNLYRDVMLETYSHLLSIGYQVPETEVFMLEQGKEPWALQSEGPYQSCPEELWQIGDQIESYHQRENRSLRNVIFIKKVLTIQRDYAYKGIRKIIHVSQNIPSPKRPHHQCDLFGSALSYNLDLCNHNRNSGSKNISKITEYSKISSYTKQEYTPRGEKLQDHNQCGKILSYKQPPSQHQKIHTVMKSYECPEFGNAFTQKSQLKVHLKVHTGEKLYVCIDCGKAFVQKPELITHQRTHTREKPYKCSECGKAFFQVSSLFRHQRIHTGEKLYECSECGKGFSYNSDLSIHQKIHTGERHHECSDCGKAFIQKSTLKMHQKIHTGERSYICIECGQAFIQKTHLIAHRRIHTGEKPYKCSNCGKSFISKSQLQVHQRTHTRMKLSMCSEYGKVFNSNSNLNTHKKVQIREKSSICTECGKAFTYRSELIIHQRIHTGEKPYECSDCGKAFTQKSALTVHQRIHTGEKSYICMKCGLAFIQKAHLIAHQIIHTGEKPYKCGHCGKSFTSKSQLHVHKRIHTGEKPYICTKCGKAFTNRSNLITHQKTHTGEKSYICPKCGKAFTQRSDLITHQRIHTGEKPYECSTCGKAFTQKSHLNIHQKIHTGERQYECHECGKAFNQKSILIVHQKIHTGEKPYVCTECGRAFIRKSNFITHQRIHTGEKPYECSDCGKSFTSKSQLLVHQPIHTGEKPYVCAVCGKAFSGRSNLSKHQKTHTGEKPYICSECGKTFRQKSELIIHHRIHTGEKPYECGDCGKSFTKKSQLQVHQRIHTGEKPYVCTECGKAFTDRSNLNKHQTTHTGDKPYKCVVCGKGFVQKSVLNVHQSIHT